The following coding sequences are from one Diadema setosum unplaced genomic scaffold, eeDiaSeto1 scaffold_47, whole genome shotgun sequence window:
- the LOC140245865 gene encoding uncharacterized protein, with translation MATKMLTPPAPFDISARASHAWSKWKMAFEYYIAATEVTEDAAKRAILLHCMGPDVQQLFATLKGGTSYNSAMSALTGYFVPKKNVAFERHSFRQCDQRDSESVDEYYMRLKTLSSTCEFGDNEDDHIRDQVIDKCNSKSPRRRLLREPDLKLTGLLSIARAAEAADRQDSAMEMKNSTPSTEHVDEVTARQSYRAPNDRRGRRFPNRGRQRKGGGRGNAPQYSCQPNVGPCYNCGIIGHQAPDQQCPARGQECRKCNKGKSSLSQQQLEKREFSG, from the coding sequence atggcGACGAAGATGCTTACTCCGCCTGCTCCCTTCGATATTTCGGCCAGAGCATCGCATGCTTGGTCGAAGTGGAAGATGGCATTCGAGTATTACATTGCCGCTACGGAAGTCACAGAAGATGCAGCAAAACGGGCAATTCTTCTTCACTGCATGGGACCAGATGTGCAGCAGCTTTTTGCCACTCTGAAAGGGGGAACATCTTACAACTCTGCTATGTCAGCCTTGACAGGCTATTTTGTGCCAAAGAAAAACGTTGCATTCGAGAGACACTCATTCCGCCAATGTGATCAACGTGACAGCGAGTCTGTTGATGAGTACTACATGAGGCTTAAGACGCTCTCCTCCACGTGTGAATTCGGTGACAACGAGGACGACCACATTCGAGATCAGGTCATTGACAAATGCAACTCCAAGTCGCCACGCCGTCGATTGCTGAGAGAGCCGGACCTTAAGCTAACTGGTCTTCTCTCTATCGCTCGTGCTGCGGAAGCAGCCGATCGCCAAGACTCGGCGATGGAGATGAAGAACTCGACCCCCTCCACTGAGCACGTAGACGAAGTGACTGCTAGACAGAGCTATCGAGCGCCTAATGACAGGCGTGGTCGGCGGTTCCCAAATCGCGGTCGACAGCgcaaaggaggaggaagaggaaacGCGCCACAATACTCGTGCCAACCTAACGTTGGACCGTGTTATAACTGTGGGATCATCGGACATCAAGCTCCAGATCAACAGTGCCCAGCTAGAGGACAGGAGTGCAGAAAGTGTAATAAAGGAAAATCGAGTTTGTCGCAGCAGCAGCTCGAAAAGCGTGAATTCAGTGGCTGA